GGTCGGGTTTTAGGGGAgcaaatcccagcccagctaCAACACTCTTGCTGGTTTggccctgctcctctggcagAGGGATGAGACGCTTCACAGGAGGAGTGCCAGAGCCAGGAGTTAACCCAGCAGGTTCTGCAAATCTTGTTCTGGAGACAGAATCCatttctgcctgcagcaggtgaCGAGGAGCACGAGGATTAGTAGCCCTTGTCATGGTAATCCCAGAGGGAAGTAGAGCTGCTCTTCACTTTATTACCACACACAGCTTTCACTACAACTAAGTCCACACTAAATACTTGTTTAAAATGCCATGAGACACTGTTCCCATGCTTGGCTTTAATATTAGTCACAGGACTCATGTATTTAAATTAGCTAAAATTGGAAAACTAAAGCCCCCAGGCCCTAAAAATACAGGCACAGCAACACTGAAAATTCCACAGACTGCCAAGCTCCAAAACATCCCTGGGCAAATATGAAAGTTATTACCTGATCCTCCATTACTGAAACAGGTAATTTGTGGTCTAGGATTAGCTGTTACAGCTGCTGTTATGGTAGGAAAATACCATATCCTTCTTACCTTCTGTCCTCTCCTCTTAGCAGCTTCCCTGCTGTGGACAGCATGTGTAGGGCAGGAGAGGTCAAGCTGAGTAACTGCACAGGGAAGTTTGTCCAGTGGGAGTCAGGCAAGTGCCTCTTTTTCATCCATACATCTCAGATCtactgcagcagaggctggatCACTCCTGCCCATAATATATCTGCCCCCCAGTAAGAGGTATTTCCCCCACATCCATCTTTATCTTAGTGGAGAGCAGCAAACGGAGCCTCTAGGCTCAGCAGAGCAAGTCCTGAGCTGGTGGAAGAAGAGAGCTGTCTCATTTCAGTGCATTCTCCTCCTTGCTTTCATCAAAGCAGCCAAGTAAAAGGAAGCACATCACTGCTGGCCTGAGGTTTTCAGAtctggagcacagccctgaagcTGAAGGGGGTTTGTCTCAGAAGCCTCTTGCAACTCTCAGCCCCCTCActgtgctggggctcagctctAGTCTTGATCCACCAGTATCAACAATTTCCATCATATTAACCTGCCCTTTGTTTGTGCTCCCCCACATCTGGGCttctccctgccaggacccagcAGTGCCTCCCTGCAACCTACCACACCCCAGGAAACTGGGTTTAAAGAGTCTCTGCTGTCCTTTACAACTTCTAAACCACTCTTTGAGCTGCCAAagagagctgctgagctccatgTAGTGCTCAGACGCCTCagatttttgtgaattttttttattcaggagTGAAAAAGACTGTATATGAAACTTCCTTGCTGATGAATCCTGATTCAAGAGCAGTGAGAGAAGTTTCTGCTTGTCCAGGAATCAACTGCTGGTGATTTTAGGCTCTGTTGGAACAGCACATCAAAGTTAGAGTCATACCCAGCCAAACCTATGTTCTCCAGGTCCAAATTTCAGACAGTAATCCTGGCGGGCAGAGCAAAGTGCAAAGTTGACAAGATGAtaaagcagctgaaggagacAGATGAAAACAGTTCCAGTGTTGGCTCACTGGTGTCTTCCACACCCAGACATTGCAATAACATCCAATTTCTCCCTGGAAACCCAGCCATTGTCTGGAAGTGTCTGTCAGGTGTCCAGCACCCCAGCTGGCTGCTTCAGCTCAGTGTAGCTCTTCTCCTCCATGTGGTTTGTCTGCTCCAGGAGCCACTGTCTCTCCTGGTCACTGACATCCAGCCTCAGCATCACCTCCTGGAAAACGCTGTTCACAGCaacctgcagcacacagagagaaGGCAGCTCAATCCCAGCTACAGGGCAAATGCTGCTCACATTCTCTGGGGAGATGGGCTTCTACTGCACCTCCTTAAAGTGAAGCTTTTTGAACATGCAGATACTGGCTTCATTTTCTTGACCAATCTTAGCCTCAAACTTGGTGATTCCAAGTTTTCTTACTCCTGCAGGAGAAATCAGAGAGAGAGACACTTCTGTTACGAGCCACATCTACAAAAGCACAGGACTCCAGCTGTGGGGCAGATGCATCCCTTACTACCCTGCCTGTATCCCCAGTAACTACGTGCTCCCCCATCCCAGCCTCAGCACACTCCTGTTCCCATGCACTGAGCCACCCTCACCATAGGCCATCATCAGCAGAGTTGCCTCCTTGCCAAACCCTCTGCCACGGCAGCTGGGCTCTGAAAGAGACAGCACAGTCAGCATCCAGTTAGGGGAGAAAAACCAGCCACACCAGACACTTCTCAGAAGAGGCTGTGACCTGGACACGCCACGGACTGATCAGGGCTGAACAGCCATGGTAAAGCACTAAAGAGCTGGTGCAGGAAACATCAACATCTGTCTGCAGCATGCAACCACAGTGAGAGAGCCCCAAGCTATGAAGGAGAACTTGACCTGCAATCATGATTTCAATCTCGCCCACAGTTGGGTCCTCGGTGTTGGTGAGGAAGAGATTCACATCCCCCACCATGGAGTTCTCTTCTGCCTGCCCAGGCCAGAGACCAGAGTCCAGCACGATGAAGGTGCACTCTGGGGGAAACAAGAATGTGGTAGCATCTTCAGAGTGTGCTGACAATTATTCATAAATTACCAAAGAATGACATTAAAGGTGTATAATGGATAGAGGAACAACATGTTTCCATGTGCTAACAGCAAGGAAGAGTTCATAATGTGGCTTCCCACAACACATGTGCCTGTTCCTACCTgcagaaatcaaagaaatacTTGGAAAAACCTGTTGTGAGGGTGACACAGACACCAAGACTAGAAACAGCCTGTGGATTAAGTCTGAAAACTTCTTTCCCATGTCTGAGGTCTCCTTGCCTTGTCTTACTCAGCAGCAAGTTGGGGCAAAGAATTGTTTGGTGCACAAGAAGCTGACTGAGTGATTCACCTGGCTCATGTTACTGCCACTCTGAGTAAGGTTTTTAATGCCACCTAAGACAAATACTCCAGACTGAGGTCTTTGCCAGCTTCAGTATTTTCCAGCTCACTAAATTTCTACGAGGCTTTTATGGGCAGTGATTCATTACCTGTAGGAGAGTCAGGGAACCAATTCAATCAACATACCTCAACCAGGTGATCATAAAATCATTCCATTTATCAAGGAGAAATACAACCTCTTTCCACCTTTTTGCAACGATCAGACTGTCAGCTGTGCAGAAGTGATGCTTCATAACTTTTAGCTCTGCACaaaatgctgtgggaaatgaaTCACTACAGTCGCTGGAAAACTGCATAAAAAGGACACAAACAGCTCGAGGAAGTGAATATTCTCCACTTTCCTGAGTATATACCAGCTGTAATGAGAAAAGCAGTTCAAGCTGCTGTTGTAGAAAGTCTCACATCCCCTCTGGTTTAGGGGAACCCACTCGTGGGGCACTCCCAGCTCACTGTGGGTCCTTCCCAGAATGGAAGGGGCCACTCCCACCCTCCCTCAGGAGGCATTCCAGATGCTCACTGTCAGCGTCATCCCGCCAGCTGCGCTGCATTTcgtgctcctgctccaggctgaggggctctgaggctGTCAGTCGCTGCAGCTCCTCCGACTGCATCCACTCGTGGTACCTGGCAATGGACCCGGCCCCACGtcactgccccagctgcagcaccactgcaggACCCCTCCCGGTGCTCCAAGGGTCAGGCcatcacagagcagctctggaaacaCCAGCCCGGCTTTTGTGGCAACTTAAAATGTATCCACAAGCCTCTGTCCCTTATATAACAGAGTGCTCTGTGGAAATTTGGGAAGTTTGCCCATCCTGTGGCTTTGTCTGGAGTGCCCCATGCACACCTGATGTTTTTGAGTTTTGGTGCATTTTCTCCCAAGTGACACTGACACAACACCTCCAGGACACTGACAAAACACTAACACTGGTAACTTTGTGCTGATTTACTTCACAAACTGTCGGCATGCCTAATTTATCAAACATCTACCTGGCTGAACACACTGAAGCTTTGCTGTTCCACCAGCACCAGGGAAAGGCCGCAATGAACAGAAGAGCCGTGGTGTTCACTCACAGGCAGCTATTTCCCAGTGGCACAGGTGAAGTTTTccctgacagcagagctggcacagagcccagccctgccaggggtggtgctgctgggcacGGAGGGCACCTCACTGATTCACAGGGGAAGGCGGGCCCTGCAGCGGGCACTCAACACCTTTCCTGACCCCAACACCGTCCTCAAAGGGAGAAGCGCAACCAGACCATGCTGGAGTGCCCGAGCAGGGCATGGGGCACGTACCGGGGCACGTGTGCAGCGGTGTAGGGCACCAGCGTCACCTTCTTTCCTCGCAGCACCGTGTCCTCGTTAATCTTCATGGCCTCTGCACTGAGGGACAGACCCAACACCCCACTGGTCCTTGGCGAGGCCAAGGGACGGGGCGGCGTGGCCTGGCGCCTTTCCACAGCGAGGGGCGGCTCTCACTGTCCCGATCTCCCAGGCCGCAGCAATACCCCCGCACTAACACCCCAAAGGGTctcccggggctggggggctccgGGACCGACGACAACCGACACCGAGAGGTCACGTGTGCCTGCCCGACCCCCTTCACGCATGCGCACACACCCCAGCGCCTCCCTGCCGCAAATGTGTTGCGTCATCGCCCCACCCCACGTGACCCCGCCCCTTTCGTGCCCCGCCCACGCCCCGCCTCACCACTACCCCGCCCCATTGCCCCGCCCAATGGCTCCCTGAGGCCCCGCCTCTGCTTCGGCCCCGCTCCTCCCGCTGCCCAATCGCCGTCCGTGTGTTCACCCTGTCCCCGCCCCTGATCTGTCCCAGCAGCGCTTCTGCCCCCCCTGGACACGCCCCTTCCTGCACGGCCACGCCTCCTTACCACGCCCAATTTTTGTTCCACGCCCCTTTCTGGGCCCCGCCCGTTCGTGTGCACGCCCCTCGCAGGCCCCGCCCCATCCCCTCCCGTGCTCCGTCCCTTACCCTCACCCAATCGCGGCCGGCGCCTTGGCCTCGGCCCGCCCCTCCAGCAGTCACGTGCGCGGAAGGCTCCGCGCTCGGGCAGCGCGTGCGCTGTGAGTGCCCCCgcgcggccgggggcggggccgcggcacGAGCTGCTGCCGCCGGTGAGGGGCCGGGCGGTCCCGGGTGGTCCCGGGCGGTCCCGGGGGGCTCCGGGCGGGATGCGGCCCTCACAGGAGCTCTGGGGGCGGCCCTGTGTGGGGACAGCGCGGGATGAGCACAGCGCAGGGGCTCGACGGCCGGGGAGAGGCCTGGGGGAGAGTCCTGCTGTGGGGCGGGGTGTGCCCCGGAGCGCTGGGACCCGCGCGTGGGGCAAAGGCCGCGCGGTGAGCGGTGGGCTGGGGGCCTGTAGGCGCTCTGTGCGGAGTGGGAAATTCCCCCGGGAGGGTCGGGGGGACCAGCAGCGTTCCGTCCGGCACCTCGGGGGTCGCCGGGCCGGGGTCGGGGGGCCCTGGTGCCCTCGGTGGGCCCTGGGGCCGGTTCTCCCCTCCCGGGGCACGGGCCTGCACGGGGAGCCCTGGAGTGTCCCTTGTCTTGCTGCTTGCTCTGGGTTTGCCAAGCTTGGCTTCAGTGTTTTGAGCCGAGGTTTGTTATAAAAGGTGGTGTTTGATCTCTTCTTCTGAGACTGGTCCAGTTATGACCTCAGTGAGCTATGCTGCCTGATTCTTTTCTGCTATTCAGCGTGGGTGTACAAGCTTATAACTGGGTTTTTTAGTAGAGCTTAGCTTGTGCTGGTGGTTTGTCCCAGCTAGTGTGGTTGAGTTGGAGCACATGTGGAAGTGTGAAGCTCTTAATTCAGTGATGGCTAATCATTGACACGGAAAGCTTCCAGAAGGCTTTAGTTCCACAATACATGtctagggtttgtttttttttaaacaacataAAGCTTCCCAAATGCTTCTGCTTTAGAAATGTTGGTGTGTGAGAAGCATCTTGGTGTGTCTTTAATAGGtccaatattttcatttgtctaCTTATTTCTGTACTTGAATTTAGGAGAAGAGACTTTAGGCTTGTTTTTTGGTTTACAGGAGGCACATGTTTGCAAGAGTAGTAGCTGCATTAGAAGCAGCAGTTTGAGATGATCCTCAAGGCAGTAGTTTTTCCTCTTGAGGTTGTAGTTGTCTGAAACAGCCCCTCTGGCTGTTTGGAGAAGATGAAGTTTGGTCATCACATGCTGTGAAAGGGCAGGGCTTTTTGGTTGCTTTTAAACCAGTTTAACAGGTATGAAAACTCCTCACAGAGTATTGAACCAAGGGATTCTGGTGAGTGGGGTCTGTCTGAAGGGCAAGGTCTTGCTGAAATCTGTTCAAATACCAGAAAATTGATGTGCTAAAGCTTGTGagttcttcctttttccagcaAAGATAACACAGTGTTACGGTGTTTCCCTAGGTTAAAGGCGACAGAAGTTGAAAACACCCTCCCAAAAACCCTTCTGGCTTTGCTCTGGGGTTTCCCTCCATCTCCTGATGGCAGGTGGCATCACTGACACCGGAGAGCTTTACTCTCCCTATGTAAGTTCCACTCTTTGTGGGTTTGGTcacaagcctttttttttcaaaactgtctTTGCTCAGCATTGTGTTTGCAAATCCTACTTCCTCATGGACATAACCTCAGCATTTCAGGAGATGATGGAGGTCAAAGGGTGGTTAAATATGCTTAGTGTTTGTAGTtatatgggggttttttgaCATCACAGATCACTTTCATAAAGTAAAGGGATGATGTGTGCTTAAAATATAGATTTAAAAGTGCCAAAAGAGCTCCATGTCCCATACCAGCTCTTCATCCTTCTGCCCACTTTCTTACATTTTGTTAATGTTTTCGTCAACTCAAATTGTCATTATCATAAACAGGGGGGACAGGGATATTGGAACTATCCtactttcttcccttttgttgCTTTATATAAACATTTTCCCTTGAATTTCTCAAAGTTTACTTAGCTAAAGCTGTTGCAGTAATTTGTTTCATACCACTTCACTGAAAGTGAGTAATTAAGAGGTTTCTTCCCTGTAATGTGGTGTCCTGTGCAACTGCAGAGCCAATTACTGCTTTCCTGTGTTACTGGAAATACTGGTTTTCATAGCCACAAGACTTCACAAAATGTcagcttttaaaagcagcactttataaacttttttttttttttaataaactcaaTAAATTTAGAACCAGCCCTGAAATCTGTGTGTTGGATTTTACatgctttaaaattttcatttccacgTTAATGATTAAGTGTAGGAGAAGTGGATATTAGGCTGCAGAAATAGGTCACAACTAAGAAAATGGAGAAGTAAGACAGTAACTGGGATGTCTGAACCCTCAAAGATTAGTGTCACCTGCTCTTATGTTGTTGTGCTGGTGCTGCATGAATTTCCTAGAGTAATCTCAAAGGCTGAGACTCTCCTCTTTCCCTGAAGATGTCTAACCAGGCTGAACATTACAGGCACAATTCTCATTTCTGCTTTAGCAAAGGAAAATCATTGTTCTGGGATGTTCAGCAAAAGATCAATTTGTTGTGTTTATGCCAGTGAAAGGCTCTCAGGGTCACTGGGGAATAGTTCTGATGTTAATTGTTCCACACCCAGAAAAGTCTGCTAATACACTGCTCTTTATGGGCTTTCCTCTGAAGGGATTCTgacttgtattaaaaaaaccccactaaagCACAACAACTTTGGCAGTTTTTGATCTTAAATTGAGCTAAATTCATAGCCTGTGGGGTCCTGTCCAAGTGCAGAGTTCTCTTTTGTCTCTGGACGCTGAAAAAGTTCATTGCCAGAGGAGATAAAATCCTTTCAGGAAGTAAAATCCCTTCCTCAGAATACACTCATCTTCCTACTGGTAAAATGGCAAGCAGGCTTTGAATTAGAATTCTGTTTGGATATTTCCTGCTTGACTGGAAATAAAAGGTCCTGAAAGGTGCAGTGTTGTAACTACTTGTGCTCAGGTCAGAAAAAATGGGGAGACCCCAACCCACAGCAGAGACCTTCAGGTAGAAGGAAGTGatttgaaaacaagcaaacaaaaaaagcctcatGTACTTTGTAATTTTACAAgttagagagaaaaaacaatttaaaataattagaaaactAGAGAGGAAATATCAATTTCTCCAGAAATGTGTTTACACccacattattttctttggatttcaGTCCCCCTCCTCCAGTTATTTCTCACATGGACTTGTTCCTAccctgctggctcagggattGCCCTCTCCTTTTAAATCAGAGTGTATGTGAGGTGTTCTGGAGGATTTGTGGCACACTCTGATGCTGGATCCTGTGGCTGATTGCAGGTTGGCCTGGTGTACATGTTCAACCTCATCGTTGGAACAGGAGCCCTGACCATGCCCAAGGCCTTTGCCACAGCAGGGTGGCTTGTAAGCCTCATCCTCCTGATGTTCTTAGGATTTATGAGGTAGgacgtgtgtgtgtgtgtctttagGGGACTGGAAGGTTCAGCTGAGTGAAACCAGTAAAGacttttgctgttttcctgtgtgctgtgtccctcTGCTCTTTGAGTGTTGGTTTCTGTGGTGGTGTTGCCTGTGGACCTGATTTGGAGAGATGCACCTCCTGACTGATGGGAAGGACTTTTCCTCCAGTCCAGTCTTTTAAGACCTTTATCCCAGCTATTATTCTGACATTGTCCTCACTGTGGATACTTTCTGTGCTTGCCTGTGTCACATATCAGTTCCCCAGACACCAACCAGGTCACAAGTGGCACAGGGTGAAGATGTTGATTTGTGACTTGCAGTTGTGTAAGCTTTCTTTTGGCGATGCTCTCACAGCTGCAAATGTGTCAGGAACAAAAATTCCTGTATAGCCAGGCCTGTCTTAGCCCCTCCAGACCTTTGCTGCTCCAGACCTTGGAGATGGGCTCCTGTTTGTCACACTGGTTCACTGTGGGCCCCTGTCCAGGTgcctccctgctggagcagcaggtggaGCTGAAGGCTGTGGATACAGCGCTGATTTCTAAGGAGCTACTGCTACAATTGCCATCTTCTGGTGGGCTGGGAATCCCTGCTTGCTTCTtgcttgattttaaaataaaataaaacaaaattcccTCCTGCCATTTGTGTAAATGGACTTCTGAAGTGCCAGCCTTTTCAGTAACCAGCCCTGCCAGCTTGAATGTGCCTTTGGTTTGGAGGCAGAGCTTTTGGGatctgttctgtgctgctgtgcagggggACTGTATGGTCAAATGCTTGTGAGTGCCCCACCTCAGAGCTGGGTGCTGCAAAGGCTTGGTAAAATGCTATGTGTGGGGTTACCAGTAACTGGGAGTTTTAGAAGCAATTCCTTTTAGCCACATTAGTTTAAAATCATAAATTCAATATATGAAATTCAGCACTAGCAGATAATACTTCAAGGTCAGCAGGAGAGCACAAACCTCCAAATCTGTGCACCAGAACTGCACTGGATTAAGCTGAAAAGACACAGGCCAAAGTGCTGCATGCC
The sequence above is a segment of the Sylvia atricapilla isolate bSylAtr1 chromosome 18, bSylAtr1.pri, whole genome shotgun sequence genome. Coding sequences within it:
- the NAT9 gene encoding alpha/beta-tubulin-N-acetyltransferase 9 — encoded protein: MKINEDTVLRGKKVTLVPYTAAHVPRYHEWMQSEELQRLTASEPLSLEQEHEMQRSWRDDADKCTFIVLDSGLWPGQAEENSMVGDVNLFLTNTEDPTVGEIEIMIAEPSCRGRGFGKEATLLMMAYGVRKLGITKFEAKIGQENEASICMFKKLHFKEVAVNSVFQEVMLRLDVSDQERQWLLEQTNHMEEKSYTELKQPAGVLDT